From the Coffea eugenioides isolate CCC68of chromosome 1, Ceug_1.0, whole genome shotgun sequence genome, the window tttttcaatttaatggacaaaaataaaattaaaagatggaagaaaacatcaataaattaaaaataaagtggtttgatttaaaagagagtgacaaaaaaaagaggagagagagagagagagagagagtgtgtgtgtgtgtgtatgttgaagattaaaaagaaagagccatgagaTGATTagattttgttaaaaaaaatgaaaaaaagaaatatgagtttttgttttatataaataagttatccaaaaaaaactaataaaatgtgatggtgcaatggttactacattggttttttattacaaaggtcttgagttcgaatcttgatagctgcattttgcaaaacgtaaaaaaaaaaaaaaaaaaatctcgaAAACCGGAAACTGCCGGTTCAATCCGGTCCGACGGTTTCCACGGTTTAATCGGGTTTTGATCGGTTTTCTAACCTGGTCAACTATAGCATAGAACCGGACCGAAACCATGGCCGGTTCGCTGTCCAACCCGTCGAACCgaccggtccggtccggttttcaaaacactgcTACAGACTAGTAGAGTTAAAACTTCAAAGGTGAAGAAATATAAAAGGTTTATTGCACTTTATTCCCCGTACTCTTTGGGTGTAGTCACATTTCCCCTCCTAATATTGCACCATTTATCATAGTTTTTTATAGTTGAAAGTCGAGCCAGTCTACTTGATATTCGAAGTCGGatttaacttgatttggtcGAATTTCATTTGAACTTGACTTGTTTTTGGTTAATTGTGTTGTGCATTTTTCAACAATACTGAGATGAAACTCTTTAAACCCCGaaattgaaatataaaatttatcctGTTTGAAGCTAAAACGGGACTAAAGTATCTCATCTTATATTGCAGGACAAATTGTATGCCTAAATTAGACCAAATTTATAGTTTGAAaaccaaaatatctcattttaaaatttaagtACTAAAGAGAGAATTTGGTTATAGTTGAAAGGCGCAAAATAGAATTAACTCTATTCTGTTTGAACTTTGGCTCAATTAACattgtttttaaaatttatatgtAAAAAATTCAAACAATTCGATTTGTcttgaaaaatatttgtttTAGTTCAGTCTTGATAAATATTTAATCCAAGCTTGAAATAGTTAAACTAAAAttggcatttttttttcaaagagaAGGGTACAAAGAACAAAAAAGACATACCATTCATCCTCAATCTACTTaattttttgcatctttctCCATCCTCATTAATGAATGTGTGTAGAAAAACAAATAGTAAACCACTTTAGTCAACTGAACTCATTCCTTTTCAAGTAATCTTTGGATTGATTTTGGTAACTTGTGTGtttcactaattttttttttctaatctgTTGCAGAGTTTGACTAATCTTCATGATAAAACTGAAACAGATTTACTACAATCTTTTGGGTTGCGACAATGATTTGGTGGCAATCGTTATTTtaatcttgaattttttttgttgttgaaaTTTGATTGATTAGCATCAGCTAAAGTTCTTAACTCTAAAACTTTTTGAGGAATAATGATTTTTTGGCGCTTTGATTTGATGTAGTTATAGAAATTTTCGGATCAACTAAAGTTCTTAACTCCATGGAGAAGAACCTAAGAAATTGTATATCATTGATGAGCCCTTGTAAACTCATCGGTTGAAATTTTTTTACTAAtctgtttcttttgtttgttaaaGAAAGAACTGAGTCCttttctcacaaaaattctGGCTATTGATATCTATTACAAACAATACATCTTGAATTGAGCCTTGTGACTTGCTGCAGTATCCATCATCCAATCCAACAGTGCCAATTTAACAGCGCCAATAAATTGTGAGGGTACTCACTTCCACCATACTTGTCAAGTAGTTTCCAAATGATGAAGATCTTATCCAGGAACATGTTTttcattgaaaaaagaaatcaGCTAAAACCTGTCATCTCGAATAACACTAGCAGATATAACCATGTTATGCTTTATTTTCCAGGTGCAAATGATCCAGTTCAGCTGAAAATTGTATATGTAACCAGTGCAAATGATCCAGTTCAGCTGAAAATTGTATATGCTAGAGAGTTGGGTAGAACACCCAAACTATCAATACCACCGATTTGGCGTTGAGGCATAGTTCTCAGGACCAAAGACAAACGCactgataaaaactcaaatcaTAAAATGTTCACGTATGCTGATACATAGGCAGTTCGCTCCTCATTAAGTAGCTACAAATTTTGGTTAATAAAACAAATATGGTGTTCTTTTTCTAAGTGATGAAGGTTGTATCCAGGCACGGCAATATTTTTCACTTGCTGGTTATTTTGTTGCCAAAACAAAAATGCCATAAAAAGGAATAAACGGAAAAACTGAGAAGCATGCCAGTTTTTGGGACTCAAAATGGGCACTACTGGGGAGTTACTTTCCTTCTCTATTCTATATTCATTGAAGGATTCTATGAAATGGTAAGATGACATAAACTGAACCAAAACTATCATCTTATCTAATACTAGCAGATATTGCTATCTTAGTCAAATTGATGTTATACTTTATTTCTAGATGCAAATGATCCAGTTCAACTGAAAAGCATACCATTCACTTGAAAGAGCATTAGCAATCACATAAGACATACAATCCTAATCACAATTTCAAACACAAGTTTTTTTGTAAAGAAAAATCTGAAATCAATGGTTATAAGTTAAACATGTAAAGAAGATTAAGTGTCCCCATACAAACATGCAAAGTACACTGCACCTGTTATTACTGCCACCAAGAAGTTACCAAAAAGATTCCACCAGAAGGGAAGATTTTATTCAGACAAATTTGCACCTCACCTCTGGTGCACATGCAAAAACAGAAGACAAACAATAAAATACCAATTGCCTGAGCTATAAAAGCTGACATAGCAGTCGCCTAAATGAATAATTTGCACTTAATTCTTCTGCCCCTAGTACAATTTATGACTTTGTCAATGCCTGTGCACTTGACAAATTAAGTTTCCAGCTTCAAGAAGAAAAGGCAATGCTCATAAAATTGAAGTCAAATCAAGAACCAGGAATACTCATCATTATTATCAGCTGTTCTCTATGTATTGTCTAGAATAAAGGCTGCATATACCTTTTTCCATATCTTTTGAATAGAAATTTTAAAAGTAAAGCAAAAATTACAAGCATGCTCTTTTTAAGATTGTTGGAAAGATGGAGATCTCAGTAGTGGTTAATTGAGCTCATATGCACAAAGAAAAAATTAACTTGGAGGCTGATTGTGGATTAGCCTCTGGCCAGAAGGCAAAAGAACTAGCATGTTCTCCATCTTGCTCTAGACGGATGTTTACACTTGGGCACAGATATGCTATTtgataaaggaaaaaattactTCAAAAACATATTCTTAGCAATACTCTCTGGGATAGCTTTATAATAAGTTAATTTTGTTTACCGTGATCACAAAAAGTATGGCCTATGGTATGGTAGAGACGATTTTACAGCTACCAAAAATATAGAGCTCTACCAAAATGGTCAAAAGTCAATTGTGAATTTTAAGGACTATTCAAATATTTTAGCAATTTTATCTACTGCTTTACTGAAAATTTGAAGAGCTTATATCGAGAAAAAACACTCAAAGTTTACATGATTTTCCGTCTGCATCTCACAACattgaaaagtttggaaaactgaaaaagaaatgcCCCATATTACGTGCATTAAATGCCCATTTATCAAGCATTTTCCACACAACCATGCAGAGCATGAGCACATGTGCACAAGGATTGGAATTAAAATATTATGGAAGTTAAATGACTGGAAAACAACAAAGTATAGGCATAATTGAAACACAAAACTTCAATCAATCATAAATGTCCAGATCAGCTTAATTCTTTGTACAACTATTAACAGATATCCAAAGGATTCACATGCAATTTGAGAAGTTAATGATTGTAACTTAATGCTATAATCTTACAGAATCAATTTGTTGGACTGTGGCACTTACTTGAAAATGTTGCATCCAGTCTATAGCTGGATTATGGTAATTGGAGACAGAAAGAGTAAGATTCCAAAATTCGTAAGTTGAACTTTGACCTTCCTCTTGATCCAGAGTTACTACTCCAAAAGATTAGACTTAGAATGGAAGCCTGATCTGAACTAGCAATCACACCACTTCTAACGcccctgaccaatattgtcccacagttaaccaccccattgggccgtgggttttgttcctggagATGGGGTTATAgcccacaacaagtgaagagcccaagcccgcaggtcaagaagcccagcacccctccaaaaggcctcggtcaggtgggagagaccactacaggctattaaagcagccccaggacttcctccctagccgatgtgggatcattacaccACTCCTCACCAATAATCTTTGCATGAACAGATACCATTGCTAAAATGATGGAAACGACTTCCATCTCTCAGAATTATTTCTTTGCCAACTAATCTGGAGACATGCTTACTAAACTCATGGCAATCACCACAAACCCTCAGGTTCTTTGTGATCAAAACTGGTGACCTAGCACCTGCATTCATCAATCCGAAAGCAATAGCAAGCTTCTCACTGTGGCTTAGTAGCTTTCTGAGTTTTTCTTCAGGTTCTTCATCATGGAGAACCCAACAAACATCTGGAACATACCCCATTCTTTTAATTGATGACACCAAATAAGACAACTTTTGATAGATTTTGTCACTTTCAGGATGTGACTTGTCTCCAGCAGTAAACTGGTGAAGTTTATTTTTAACCACAATCCAACTTTTTCCAGGAGGTTTTACCAAACCCTTTTTCTCAAGTAGTATTCGCAATTTTCTGACCTCTGACCAATGGCCTGCAGCAGCATAGACATTTGAAAGCAAAATATAATTACCTGCATTTGTTGGTTCCAATTCAACAAGCTTTTCAAAAATGATTTTGGCATATCTGGTTTCAGAATAAATTCGACAAGCACCAAGCAGAGCTCGCCACACTGATGCATCAGGAGCAATTGGCATAGACTTAATTAATTGCATGGCTTCATCTAAATGCCCACCTCGTGACAATAGATCCACGGCGCAAGCATAGTGGACAAGTTTTGGGGTTATGTAAAAGTCCTGAACCATTGAGTGGTAAAGCTGCAATCCTTTTTCTATCAAACCAGAATGGCTGCAAGCTGATAAAGCAGAAACAAATGTAACATCTGTGGGCAGGAACCCTTCTTCTAACATTTGTGAGAAGGCAAGAACAGCATCATGTCCTCGGCCATGCATGCCATAGCCAGCTATTATTGCATTCCAAGAAACTGAATTTCTTTTTCGTAAGGAACTAAATACATAGTCAGCATATCTCATGCAGCCGCATCTTGCATACATAGTTATTAAAGCATTTGCCACAGGCAAATGAAAACCCATTAATGATTCCCTTCGTGTTATGTAGGCATGTAAACAAAGGCCTTGAGAAAGTTCTGCTAGATATGCACATGCAGAAAGAGCGCTTACCACTGTTGAGAAATTGGGTTCAACTTCCGAAATCATGCGATGGAAAAGCAACAAAGCTTTTTGAGGTCGGTTGTTGTTTACATAATTGGAAATCATGGCATTCCAAGAGATCAAATCTTTTTTTCTGAAGCCCTCAAACAGATACTTAGCGTTTGCCTCATCACCAcaattcatgtacatttcagtCAGTGCAGCATTCAGTGCTGCATCTACTTCCAGACCATTTTTTACTACATAACCATGGAAAGATCTTCCAGTGTTCAGAAAGGTATCATCATCACAAGCAGCAAGAATGGAAATTACTGTGTGACCATTTGGTTTGACATCTGTTTCCTGCATCTGCCTAAAGAGTAAGAATACTTGGCTTCTTAATCCATTATGAGCCAATGCAGCAATTAAAGTGTTCCAAGAAACTACATCTGAATCATTTGTCTCAGACAAAATGTTCAAGGCATCTTCAACGCAATTTAAAACTCCATACATATTCAACAAAGCAATTTGACAGAGTGTAAAGGCCTCCATTCCAAACTTAATTGCATAAGCATGCAACCTTTTTCCATTTGTCAATCCTTTTTCCAAACCTGCAAATAAGTTTAACATGCTAATAATAGAACTGTCATTTGGTCTAATGCCTTCTATTTGCATCTCAGTGAACATTTTAATTGCTTCATCATTCAAGCCATTATCAATGCAAGCTGAAATCATTGAATTCCACAGAACAACATCTTTGTTAGGAACAGAGATAAATAGATCAAATGAACATTTCAAGTACCCCATGCTGCTGTAGAAATTCATCAATGCATTTAATGTGTGCAGATCTTCACTGAAGGCATGTTTAATTACAAGTTGATGGACTTGCATTCCCAGCTCAATAAGTCCCAGTTCCGCACAGGCCTGAATAATAACTAGAACAGTAACATGATCATATTCTTTTCCCCCCTTGAGCATCCAGAGAAAATGATCTACAGTTTTCAAGTAATGACCAGCATCAAAATACCCACAAAGCATCGAATTCCAACTAACAGTGCTCCTTGAACCCAACAATCTGAAAACATGATTAGCAGTTGTCATGTCAAATCTTGAATAGAAACTAATTAAAGCACTATCCACATGACTGCTCATTTCCATAAGTCCATTCCTCAAACAATACCCGTGGATTCCTTTCCCAAGGCCCAGCTCTGAAAGCTCACCACATGCCTTAAGCAATGAAACAACCGTCCTAGAATTAGGCCTCAAATTCTCCTCTTGCATCTCCATGAAAAGAAACAACGCTCCCTCATATTCCATGCACTGCACACACCCCAAAATCATCGCATTCCAGGCTACGACATCCCTTTTCGGCATTTCATCGAATACGCAATAAGCATCTTCAAGACAGCCACATTTGCTATAAAAGTCAACAAGACTAGTCCCAACCCGGATATCATTGATCAAAGGGAAACCCATCATATCCTCGTGTATCTTCTTGCCTCTCTCAAGGGTTTGCAAATTTGCACAAGCCTTGAAAACCAGAGGCAATGTTGTATTATTAGGCAAGATGCCCAAAGCTTCCATATGGGCGTATGTAGTAAGTATTGCTCTGTCATTTTTCAGCTTTGCTTGATGTTTTATCACTGAATTCCAGTGTATTACATCGTGGGCTGGGACTTGTTTAGGCAAAAATGGGATTTTTTCGAGGTTAAGTAGTATAGGTGCCTCCATCCGTTTGAAAAACCGTTGGCGTTTTGCCCACTATAACAAATTATGCTAAAGGTCGAGTTTTATgaggtaatttttttaaaaaaaattatatgggaataaataaaaatatttatttgtaCAATCCTTTAAGAATGAGGAAATGCCTGCAATGCTCCAATGTTTATAGAAGATTAATTATTGAAACAGAAAATATACAATATCATTCAATCAGCACAtaaagttatctacaccatttCAACTAAA encodes:
- the LOC113765751 gene encoding pentatricopeptide repeat-containing protein At4g21065-like: MEALGILPNNTTLPLVFKACANLQTLERGKKIHEDMMGFPLINDIRVGTSLVDFYSKCGCLEDAYCVFDEMPKRDVVAWNAMILGCVQCMEYEGALFLFMEMQEENLRPNSRTVVSLLKACGELSELGLGKGIHGYCLRNGLMEMSSHVDSALISFYSRFDMTTANHVFRLLGSRSTVSWNSMLCGYFDAGHYLKTVDHFLWMLKGGKEYDHVTVLVIIQACAELGLIELGMQVHQLVIKHAFSEDLHTLNALMNFYSSMGYLKCSFDLFISVPNKDVVLWNSMISACIDNGLNDEAIKMFTEMQIEGIRPNDSSIISMLNLFAGLEKGLTNGKRLHAYAIKFGMEAFTLCQIALLNMYGVLNCVEDALNILSETNDSDVVSWNTLIAALAHNGLRSQVFLLFRQMQETDVKPNGHTVISILAACDDDTFLNTGRSFHGYVVKNGLEVDAALNAALTEMYMNCGDEANAKYLFEGFRKKDLISWNAMISNYVNNNRPQKALLLFHRMISEVEPNFSTVVSALSACAYLAELSQGLCLHAYITRRESLMGFHLPVANALITMYARCGCMRYADYVFSSLRKRNSVSWNAIIAGYGMHGRGHDAVLAFSQMLEEGFLPTDVTFVSALSACSHSGLIEKGLQLYHSMVQDFYITPKLVHYACAVDLLSRGGHLDEAMQLIKSMPIAPDASVWRALLGACRIYSETRYAKIIFEKLVELEPTNAGNYILLSNVYAAAGHWSEVRKLRILLEKKGLVKPPGKSWIVVKNKLHQFTAGDKSHPESDKIYQKLSYLVSSIKRMGYVPDVCWVLHDEEPEEKLRKLLSHSEKLAIAFGLMNAGARSPVLITKNLRVCGDCHEFSKHVSRLVGKEIILRDGSRFHHFSNGICSCKDYW